Proteins co-encoded in one Setaria viridis chromosome 9, Setaria_viridis_v4.0, whole genome shotgun sequence genomic window:
- the LOC117839715 gene encoding growth-regulating factor 6 isoform X2, producing MHARKSQGKQWSTVIQAYCRDPTVILGGFLWTSPMNLCCLSGLSSVSLSSSMQGAMARVRGPFTPSQWIELEHQALIYKYLAANIPIPHSLLVPIRRSLASSPYPPSYFGTSTLGWGSFQLGYSGNADLEPGRCRRTDGKKWRCSRDAVADQKYCERHMNRGRHRSRKHVEGQPGHAAKAMSAAVAAAAATQPAALAASGAGATAAGLTVSQHQQPVKSYAAGATDPCSLQYNRELVNKQNESDNMQDSDNLSMLTSMSTRNPGSLFPFSKQNNPFEVTSSRPEFGLVSSDSLMSSPHSSLENVNLLSSQSLNENQSSASLQHFVDWPRTPAQGGLSWPDAEDMQAQRSQLSVSAPMASSELSSASTSPIHEKLMLSPLKLSREYSPIGLSIAASRDEVSQLEANWATMFRDSSMGGPLGEVLTKNGNAEAKNCLSAPLNLLTDFWDSSPGMESSPVGVLQKTTFGSVSSSTGSSPRMENHGAYDGISNLRDDLGSIVVSHPNIRLL from the exons ATGCATGCAAGAAAGTCTCAAGGAAAACAATGGAGCACCGTGATTCAAGCTTACTGTAGAGACCCAACTGTGATTCTTGGCGGCTTTTTATGGACATCACCTATGAATCTGTGCTGCTTATCAG GATTGAGCTCAGTGAGCTTGAGCAGCAGCATGCAGGGGGCCATGGCCCGGGTGAGGGGCCCCTTCACGCCGTCCCAGTGGATCGAGCTGGAGCACCAGGCCCTGATCTACAAGTACCTGGCTGCCAATATCCCCATACCTCACAGCCTCCTCGTCCCCATCAGGAGGAGCCTCGCGTCGTCTCCCTACCCACCTTCCTACTTCGGCACGAGCACAT TGGGGTGGGGGTCTTTCCAGCTGGGCTACTCCGGCAATGCGGATCTGGAGCCCGGGCGGTGCCGCCGGACGGACGGCAAGAAATGGCGGTGCTCCAGGGACGCGGTCGCCGACCAGAAGTACTGCGAGCGACACATGAACCGGGGACGCCATCGTTCAAGAAAGCATGTGGAAGGCCAGCCTGGCCATGCCGCGAAAGCGATgtccgcggcggtggcggctgccGCTGCCACCCAACCTGCTGCTCTGGCTGCCTCCGGCGCCGGAGCTACTGCCGCTGGCCTCACTGTCAGTCAGCACCAGCAGCCGGTGAAGAGCTATGCCGCGGGTGCGACTGATCCTTGCTCTCTGCAATATAACAG GGAACTGGTGAACAAACAGAATGAGAGCGATAACATGCAGGACTCCGACAATCTCTCCATGCTGACTTCTATGAGCACAAGAAACCCTGGCAGCCTGTTTCCATTCTCAAAACAAAATAATCCTTTCGAAGTGACCAGCTCAAGACCAGAGTTTGGCCTTGTCTCATCAGATTCACTGATGAGCTCTCCTCATAGCTCCTTGGAGAATGTCAATCTGCTCAGCTCACAAAGTCTGAATGAAAACCAGAGTTCAGCTTCCCTGCAACATTTTGTGGATTGGCCAAGGACACCTGCCCAGGGAGGTCTTTCATGGCCCGACGCTGAAGACATGCAAGCTCAGAGATCACAGCTCTCAGTATCTGCTCCAATGGCATCTTCTGAGCTATCTTCAGCTTCCACATCTCCGATTCATGAGAAGCTAATGTTGTCACCACTTAAGCTGAGCCGCGAGTATAGTCCTATTGGGCTAAGCATTGCAGCAAGCAGAGATGAAGTTAGCCAGTTAGAAGCAAACTGGGCGACGATGTTCCGCGATTCTTCGATGGGCGGGCCATTGGGGGAGGTCTTAACCAAGAACGGTAACGCTGAAGCAAAGAACTGCCTGTCGGCACCTCTGAACCTTCTAACGGACTTCTGGGATTCAAGCCCCGGGATGGAGTCATCCCCAGTGGGAGTTCTGCAGAAGACCACCTTCGGATCAGTCTCCAGCAGCACTGGAAGCAGCCCCAGGATGGAGAACCACGGTGCTTATGATGGTATCAGCAACCTGCGGGATGATCTCGGTTCAATTGTAGTGAGCCATCCGAACATCCGCCTACTGTGa
- the LOC117836679 gene encoding thioredoxin-like protein AAED1, chloroplastic yields MATAISLRGAPLTAPRACASGRRFVRASAARASLPRGGARVGHRSLTVSGDSSGSAPVAGAPAWDALGGVSVLAAGTGDAVPLTDLWDPTEGVAVVALLRHFGCFCCWELASVLKDSMARFDSAGAKLIAIGVGTPDKARILADGLPFPVDSLYADPERKAYNVLGLYHGLGRTLFSPASAKIYSRLDYIKKATKNYTLEGTPGDLTGVLQQGGMFVFRGKELLYSWRDEGTGDHAPMDDVLSACRKVPVA; encoded by the exons ATGGCGACGGCCATCTCGCTCCGAGGCGCGCCGCTGACCGCTCCCCGCGCGTGCGCCTCCGGCCGGCGGTTTGTCCGTGCctcggccgcgcgcgcctctcTCCCACGCGGCGGAGCGCGAGTCGGCCATCGCTCCCTGACCGTCTCGGGGGATTCCTCCGGTTCGGCTCCCGTCGCCGGCGCGCCTGCGTGGGACGCCCTCGGCGGCGTCTCCGTCCTCGCCGCGGGCACCGGCGACGCCGTCCCGCTGACGGACCTGTGGGACCCCACCGAG GGGGTGGCCGTGGTGGCGCTGCTGAGGCATTTCGGGTGCTTCTGCTG TTGGGAGCTGGCCTCTGTTCTGAAGGACTCCATGGCGAGGTTCGATTCGGCCGGGGCTAAGCTGATCGCCATCGGCGTCGGCACTCCTGATAAAGCTCGCATTCTCGCCGACGGG CTGCCATTTCCTGTCGACTCCTTGTACGCCGACCCCGAGCGCAAG GCTTACAACGTGCTGGGACTGTACCATGGTTTGGGTCGGACGCTCTTCAGTCCAGCTAGT GCTAAAATATACTCGAGGCtcgactacatcaagaaggCGACGAAGAACTACACGCTGGAAGGCACCCCGGGCGACCTGACCGGTGTCCTGCAGCAG GGTGGGATGTTCGTGTTCAGAGGGAAGGAGCTGCTGTACTCATGGAGAGACGAAGGCACCGGCGACCATGCTCCTATGGACGATGTGCTCAGCGCCTGCCGCAAAGTTCCAGTCGCTTGA
- the LOC117839715 gene encoding growth-regulating factor 6 isoform X1, which produces MELGGVVMDAGGGAAELGLLGGGSSRLLKHGRGNAAGEEHGWGGSGRAAKQARTTADVAEAAKAAVAPFLLGSCSPGHGGEQMLSFSSAPASSCASTAAVAAAAAAVAADGAMPLYYGTPASCSGLSSVSLSSSMQGAMARVRGPFTPSQWIELEHQALIYKYLAANIPIPHSLLVPIRRSLASSPYPPSYFGTSTLGWGSFQLGYSGNADLEPGRCRRTDGKKWRCSRDAVADQKYCERHMNRGRHRSRKHVEGQPGHAAKAMSAAVAAAAATQPAALAASGAGATAAGLTVSQHQQPVKSYAAGATDPCSLQYNRELVNKQNESDNMQDSDNLSMLTSMSTRNPGSLFPFSKQNNPFEVTSSRPEFGLVSSDSLMSSPHSSLENVNLLSSQSLNENQSSASLQHFVDWPRTPAQGGLSWPDAEDMQAQRSQLSVSAPMASSELSSASTSPIHEKLMLSPLKLSREYSPIGLSIAASRDEVSQLEANWATMFRDSSMGGPLGEVLTKNGNAEAKNCLSAPLNLLTDFWDSSPGMESSPVGVLQKTTFGSVSSSTGSSPRMENHGAYDGISNLRDDLGSIVVSHPNIRLL; this is translated from the exons aTGGAGCTGGGCGGGGTGGTCAtggacgcgggcggcggcgcggcggagctcggcctGCTCGGCGGCGGATCTAGCAGGCTGCTCAAGCACGGGCGGGGCAATGCGGCGGGCGAGGAGCACGGgtggggcggcagcggcagggcggCCAAGCAGGCCAGGACGACCGCGGACGTGGCGGAGGCGGCCAAGGCGGCGGTCGCGCCGTTCCTGCTGGGGTCGTGCAGCCCCGGCCACGGCGGGGAGCAGATGCTCAGCTTCTCGTCCGCGCCCGCGTCCTCgtgcgcctccaccgccgccgtcgccgctgcggCAGCGGCCGTGGCGGCTGACGGGGCGATGCCGCTCTACTACGGCACCCCGGCTTCTTGCTCAG GATTGAGCTCAGTGAGCTTGAGCAGCAGCATGCAGGGGGCCATGGCCCGGGTGAGGGGCCCCTTCACGCCGTCCCAGTGGATCGAGCTGGAGCACCAGGCCCTGATCTACAAGTACCTGGCTGCCAATATCCCCATACCTCACAGCCTCCTCGTCCCCATCAGGAGGAGCCTCGCGTCGTCTCCCTACCCACCTTCCTACTTCGGCACGAGCACAT TGGGGTGGGGGTCTTTCCAGCTGGGCTACTCCGGCAATGCGGATCTGGAGCCCGGGCGGTGCCGCCGGACGGACGGCAAGAAATGGCGGTGCTCCAGGGACGCGGTCGCCGACCAGAAGTACTGCGAGCGACACATGAACCGGGGACGCCATCGTTCAAGAAAGCATGTGGAAGGCCAGCCTGGCCATGCCGCGAAAGCGATgtccgcggcggtggcggctgccGCTGCCACCCAACCTGCTGCTCTGGCTGCCTCCGGCGCCGGAGCTACTGCCGCTGGCCTCACTGTCAGTCAGCACCAGCAGCCGGTGAAGAGCTATGCCGCGGGTGCGACTGATCCTTGCTCTCTGCAATATAACAG GGAACTGGTGAACAAACAGAATGAGAGCGATAACATGCAGGACTCCGACAATCTCTCCATGCTGACTTCTATGAGCACAAGAAACCCTGGCAGCCTGTTTCCATTCTCAAAACAAAATAATCCTTTCGAAGTGACCAGCTCAAGACCAGAGTTTGGCCTTGTCTCATCAGATTCACTGATGAGCTCTCCTCATAGCTCCTTGGAGAATGTCAATCTGCTCAGCTCACAAAGTCTGAATGAAAACCAGAGTTCAGCTTCCCTGCAACATTTTGTGGATTGGCCAAGGACACCTGCCCAGGGAGGTCTTTCATGGCCCGACGCTGAAGACATGCAAGCTCAGAGATCACAGCTCTCAGTATCTGCTCCAATGGCATCTTCTGAGCTATCTTCAGCTTCCACATCTCCGATTCATGAGAAGCTAATGTTGTCACCACTTAAGCTGAGCCGCGAGTATAGTCCTATTGGGCTAAGCATTGCAGCAAGCAGAGATGAAGTTAGCCAGTTAGAAGCAAACTGGGCGACGATGTTCCGCGATTCTTCGATGGGCGGGCCATTGGGGGAGGTCTTAACCAAGAACGGTAACGCTGAAGCAAAGAACTGCCTGTCGGCACCTCTGAACCTTCTAACGGACTTCTGGGATTCAAGCCCCGGGATGGAGTCATCCCCAGTGGGAGTTCTGCAGAAGACCACCTTCGGATCAGTCTCCAGCAGCACTGGAAGCAGCCCCAGGATGGAGAACCACGGTGCTTATGATGGTATCAGCAACCTGCGGGATGATCTCGGTTCAATTGTAGTGAGCCATCCGAACATCCGCCTACTGTGa
- the LOC140221345 gene encoding uncharacterized protein → MSRSRTKQPAVGSRRTRRAEQQPQPPPAVLAESPKIVSNPIFRCETGPSQLKPPAADHLRCVYRPGSLYALVHDPAAAAAATGGNGIGIGKPLPLPPCRAHVPASRSGPALGAGGPHGRVLRSSAPQDPFLAAYVACSKSAGVGEDAAGADRHQQRQKQGKKKKRRRCQATKKRGKEGEEIARGCGIWSGWAAGARYAGAMSCRYGCAVAEQQHGEAPATAAKKEAGEDAAAGPTLDLSWAPAVLTARALERRRQQR, encoded by the coding sequence ATGAGCCGCAGCAGAACCAAGCAGCCGGCGGTGGGTAGCCGCCGGACCAGGCGTGCCGAGCAGCAACCGCAGCCACCGCCGGCGGTCCTCGCCGAGAGCCCGAAGATCGTGTCGAACCCCATCTTCCGCTGCGAGACCGGACCGAGCCAGCTCAAACCGCCGGCCGCCGACCACCTGCGCTGCGTCTACCGCCCGGGCTCGCTCTACGCGCTCGTGCACGACCCGGCCGCTGCAGCCGCCGCAACTGGCGGCAATGGCATCGGCATCGGcaagccgctgccgctgccaccgtGCAGGGCCCACGTGCCAGCCTCGCGCAGTGGGCCCGCGCTCGGTGCGGGCGGCCCGCACGGCAGGGTGCTGAGGAGCAGCGCACCGCAGGACCCGTTCCTGGCGGCCTACGTGGCGTGCAGCAAgagcgccggcgtcggcgaggacGCTGCTGGAGCCGATCGGCACCAGCAGAGGCAGAagcaagggaagaagaagaagaggaggaggtgtcAGGCGACGAAGAAGAGAGGCAAGGAAGGCGAGGAGATCGCCCGCGGGTGCGGCATCTGGagcgggtgggcggcgggcgccAGGTACGCCGGAGCGATGTCGTGCAGGTACGgctgcgccgtcgccgagcaGCAGCACGGAGAAGCTCCTGCGACCGCGGCAAAgaaggaggcgggggaggacgCGGCCGCGGGGCCTACGCTGGACTTGTCGTGGGCGCCGGCGGTGCTCACGGCGAGGGCGCTGGAGCGGAGGAGGCAGCAGCGCTGA